The following are encoded in a window of Solibacillus sp. FSL R7-0668 genomic DNA:
- a CDS encoding carbohydrate kinase family protein, which produces MSQVDKEFVLIYGDAFVDYIANDTTNTSFTKFLGGATINVAAGISRIGAPSALITITGDDETSEFCRQEIMNEGVNLDYAVFDPTKRVSGVYVHLTENCEREFKDYVDETPHLQVTPAQLQEEAFKRASVFNVCSGTMFEPTALKTTRAAVDMAKDKGAIIAIDANIRPLRWESEEICRETVAEFFEDADILKLTDEELFFLTETTTIEEGLAKLDELLVPIVLITVGGDGAYAVLNGEVIHVPVERIVPVDTTGAGDAFMAGVLRYVHFNGLPTVKEDLVKCVAFGNKLGALAATKAGALTALPSYEEIKHLIEQ; this is translated from the coding sequence ATGAGTCAGGTAGACAAAGAATTCGTGCTCATTTATGGAGACGCATTCGTTGATTATATTGCAAATGATACTACAAATACATCATTTACAAAGTTTTTAGGCGGTGCAACGATTAATGTTGCAGCGGGAATTAGCCGAATTGGTGCACCTTCTGCACTGATTACGATTACAGGGGATGACGAAACATCGGAATTTTGTCGTCAAGAGATTATGAATGAAGGCGTAAATTTAGACTATGCCGTATTTGATCCAACAAAACGTGTTAGCGGTGTGTATGTTCACTTAACGGAAAACTGCGAACGTGAATTTAAAGATTATGTCGATGAGACGCCACATTTACAAGTAACACCAGCGCAATTACAGGAAGAAGCATTCAAACGAGCTTCGGTATTTAATGTTTGCTCTGGGACAATGTTTGAACCTACTGCGCTTAAAACAACACGTGCAGCCGTTGATATGGCAAAGGACAAGGGTGCCATCATCGCGATTGATGCCAATATTCGACCACTGCGCTGGGAATCAGAAGAAATTTGCCGCGAAACGGTTGCCGAATTTTTTGAGGATGCGGATATTTTAAAGCTAACAGATGAAGAGCTGTTCTTCTTAACTGAAACGACAACAATTGAAGAGGGCTTAGCGAAATTAGACGAGCTATTAGTACCGATTGTGTTAATTACAGTAGGGGGCGATGGTGCCTATGCCGTATTGAATGGGGAAGTTATCCATGTTCCAGTAGAACGTATTGTACCTGTAGATACAACAGGCGCAGGAGATGCCTTTATGGCGGGTGTTTTACGCTACGTGCACTTCAACGGATTGCCAACCGTCAAAGAGGATTTAGTGAAATGTGTGGCCTTTGGCAATAAATTAGGTGCCCTTGCTGCAACAAAGGCAGGCGCATTAACTGCATTACCGAGCTATGAAGAAATTAAACATTTGATTGAACAATAA
- a CDS encoding helix-turn-helix domain-containing protein, with protein MNNFRFAAIFTQKRKQLNVTQEDIARYVGISRAAVSKWEKGQSYPDISLLPRLAAYFNVSIDDLLGYEPQMTEQRILTTYADLAAKFTKLPYEDVDQQIEALVEEYYSCFPLLLKMAQLYVNYFNLAPNKEAATQKIQRLCIRVKEFSGDYKLVNEATMMEALSYILQGEPQKVLALLGEDAKVQLGAEQLIATAQTMLGQTDKAKEIYQVNQYQYLLGMLSNASEMLMLEMANPAYFEQIVTRVETVFDTFQIEKLNVNTVLVFYLRAASGFAVQNRIEEALRCLARYVKVCIQMEFPVRLTGDAYFYLLEDWVKREVTLNAQSPRDDESIKKSLYESVAENPMFEGLKEHVQFKSLVKNLQHHLRVGG; from the coding sequence ATGAATAATTTTCGATTTGCAGCTATTTTTACACAAAAGCGGAAGCAGCTGAATGTAACACAGGAAGACATCGCTCGTTATGTTGGCATATCCAGAGCGGCCGTTTCGAAGTGGGAGAAGGGGCAAAGCTATCCAGATATTTCGTTATTGCCGAGGCTTGCGGCATATTTTAATGTGTCGATTGATGATTTATTAGGCTACGAGCCACAAATGACCGAGCAACGCATTTTGACCACTTATGCGGATTTAGCAGCAAAGTTTACGAAGCTACCGTATGAAGATGTAGATCAGCAAATCGAAGCACTTGTTGAAGAATATTATTCGTGTTTTCCATTGTTATTGAAAATGGCTCAGCTGTATGTGAATTACTTTAATTTAGCGCCAAATAAAGAGGCGGCAACCCAAAAGATTCAACGCCTTTGTATTCGTGTGAAGGAATTTAGTGGGGATTATAAGCTTGTAAATGAAGCAACGATGATGGAAGCACTCAGCTATATTTTGCAGGGCGAACCGCAAAAAGTGCTGGCATTACTTGGTGAGGATGCCAAAGTACAACTTGGTGCGGAACAGCTCATCGCGACCGCGCAAACGATGCTAGGGCAAACCGATAAGGCAAAGGAAATTTATCAGGTGAACCAATACCAATATTTACTAGGTATGCTAAGCAATGCGAGTGAAATGTTGATGCTTGAAATGGCAAACCCCGCTTATTTTGAGCAAATTGTTACACGTGTGGAGACGGTATTTGATACGTTTCAGATTGAAAAGCTAAATGTGAATACGGTACTAGTATTTTATTTACGTGCGGCGAGTGGCTTTGCGGTGCAAAATCGCATAGAAGAGGCACTTCGCTGTCTAGCGCGTTATGTAAAAGTGTGCATTCAGATGGAGTTTCCAGTTCGGCTAACGGGTGATGCGTATTTTTACTTGCTAGAAGATTGGGTAAAGCGTGAAGTCACGTTAAACGCGCAATCACCACGTGACGATGAATCGATTAAAAAATCATTGTATGAAAGTGTTGCAGAAAATCCGATGTTTGAAGGTTTGAAAGAGCATGTACAGTTCAAAAGTTTAGTGAAAAATTTGCAGCATCATTTACGTGTAGGAGGTTAG
- a CDS encoding PLD nuclease N-terminal domain-containing protein produces MEALANIPWGLIAPLLVLQLVLAVVAIIDIARIHDTRGPKWMWIVIALFVNTLGPIAYFIFGRKQQ; encoded by the coding sequence ATGGAAGCATTAGCGAATATTCCGTGGGGGCTTATTGCACCGTTATTAGTTTTACAATTGGTATTGGCGGTGGTCGCGATTATTGATATTGCTCGAATTCATGATACGCGTGGACCAAAATGGATGTGGATAGTCATTGCCCTGTTCGTCAATACACTTGGACCGATTGCCTATTTTATTTTTGGACGTAAACAGCAATGA
- a CDS encoding ABC transporter ATP-binding protein — protein sequence MKTLEVRNLTKHFGAKQVVEDVSFTLQGNTATALIGPNGAGKTTTLSMLAGLLEPTGGEILIPDVVDVRTAIGFLPQYPQFYSWLTALEYMEMVANLSGVEKRSVKEKCKKMLAFVGLERAMHKKTVTFSGGMKQRLGIAQALIHQPKLLLLDEPVSALDPVGRREVMNLLKEVQQQTTILYSTHILNDAEEMTDQLLFLREGRLVEQGSLTEVKAKFEQPRFTITFADEQQALQFASQSELQVTVEGYEVYVDIASGLPTMHQLFNRLAIAPYEIVKVERQTASLEEIFMKVVGEHAAI from the coding sequence ATGAAGACGTTGGAAGTAAGAAACTTAACAAAGCACTTTGGCGCGAAGCAGGTTGTGGAGGATGTGTCGTTTACTTTACAAGGCAATACCGCAACAGCATTGATTGGTCCGAACGGTGCTGGGAAAACGACAACACTTTCCATGCTCGCAGGATTACTTGAGCCGACAGGTGGTGAAATTTTAATACCAGATGTAGTGGATGTACGCACAGCGATTGGCTTTTTACCGCAATATCCACAGTTTTATTCGTGGTTGACGGCACTAGAATATATGGAAATGGTTGCAAATTTAAGCGGTGTGGAAAAACGTAGCGTCAAGGAAAAATGCAAAAAAATGCTAGCGTTTGTTGGTTTAGAACGGGCTATGCATAAAAAAACAGTTACTTTTTCGGGTGGGATGAAGCAACGTCTAGGGATTGCCCAGGCGCTTATTCATCAGCCCAAGCTTTTGTTATTGGATGAACCTGTTTCGGCACTCGATCCAGTGGGGCGCCGTGAAGTGATGAACTTATTAAAAGAAGTACAGCAGCAAACGACGATTTTGTATTCGACACATATTTTAAATGACGCCGAGGAAATGACGGATCAGCTGTTATTTTTACGAGAAGGGCGCTTAGTGGAACAGGGCTCATTAACAGAGGTGAAGGCGAAATTCGAGCAGCCACGCTTTACGATAACCTTTGCCGATGAACAGCAGGCCTTACAATTTGCAAGCCAATCAGAGCTGCAGGTGACTGTTGAAGGATATGAGGTATATGTAGATATTGCAAGCGGTTTACCGACAATGCACCAGCTGTTCAACCGATTAGCAATTGCACCCTATGAAATCGTGAAGGTTGAGCGTCAAACGGCAAGCTTAGAGGAAATCTTTATGAAGGTGGTGGGTGAGCATGCAGCAATTTAA
- a CDS encoding ABC transporter permease, which produces MQQFNALLLKEWRESWRSFKLLWIPLVFVLLGVSDPLVNYFMDDILKAVGNMPEGFTMTMPELKPADLLAASTGQFQSIGIIVLIATYIGAFSRERQNGTATLLYVRPVSFAALFFSKWMIASIVAVFSAVAGYAGSMYYTALLYGAVEWSKLLAMIATYSMWLLFVMAVTIAMSAAFQTSIAATITIIVLPIGLFIDVLIGTFWEYTPWKLAGYGVALLTDHVLMKTYWATLGVVGLLTITMLLFGIFMSKRNMGNVKI; this is translated from the coding sequence ATGCAGCAATTTAACGCATTATTGTTAAAGGAGTGGCGAGAGAGCTGGCGTAGCTTTAAGCTTTTATGGATTCCGCTTGTATTTGTATTACTGGGCGTCAGTGACCCGCTCGTCAATTACTTTATGGATGATATTTTAAAGGCGGTTGGCAATATGCCAGAAGGATTTACAATGACTATGCCTGAGTTGAAGCCAGCTGATTTACTTGCGGCTTCTACGGGTCAATTTCAATCAATAGGGATTATAGTGCTGATTGCTACTTATATTGGAGCCTTTAGTCGAGAACGCCAAAATGGGACCGCTACTTTACTCTATGTGCGCCCGGTTTCTTTTGCTGCTTTATTTTTCAGTAAATGGATGATTGCGAGTATAGTTGCGGTATTTAGCGCGGTGGCAGGTTATGCAGGGAGTATGTATTACACAGCATTATTATACGGGGCTGTGGAGTGGTCGAAGTTATTGGCGATGATTGCTACGTATAGTATGTGGTTATTATTTGTCATGGCGGTAACGATTGCCATGAGCGCGGCCTTTCAAACGTCGATTGCGGCGACCATTACAATTATTGTTTTGCCGATTGGATTGTTTATCGATGTATTGATTGGTACGTTTTGGGAATATACGCCGTGGAAGCTGGCAGGTTATGGAGTGGCGCTGCTAACGGATCATGTATTGATGAAAACCTATTGGGCTACTTTAGGGGTTGTTGGATTGCTTACAATCACCATGCTGCTATTTGGTATTTTCATGAGCAAACGCAATATGGGAAATGTAAAAATATAA
- a CDS encoding CBS domain-containing protein — MRNSDRFLTAFNRIDHAMKDIVGAKDFIAFYRLIDQAKKKSPLVRKYEDDLRSYADLRNAIVHNRTSMDYVIAEPHLEVVEKIEHIDKVLAKPTCVGQLFRKRVFIFRTTDSLKYLLNVIRKQKYTQFPVYNEHNQFQGLITTVGIANWLATSLTGPQRQNRIPKLKDILQHEKKRKNYQFISRHMTIYEAEEIFKQGVERGRRFEALLITEHGRPHQKLIGIVTPIDIMKVD; from the coding sequence GTGCGAAATTCAGATCGTTTTTTAACGGCATTTAATCGAATTGATCATGCAATGAAGGACATTGTTGGAGCGAAGGACTTTATTGCATTTTACCGATTAATCGACCAGGCAAAAAAGAAAAGCCCACTTGTCCGAAAATATGAGGATGATTTACGTTCCTATGCGGATTTGCGTAACGCAATTGTCCATAATCGTACATCGATGGACTATGTCATTGCGGAGCCCCATTTGGAAGTGGTCGAAAAAATCGAACATATTGATAAAGTGTTAGCTAAACCAACATGTGTTGGACAATTATTCCGTAAACGTGTATTTATATTTCGGACGACGGATTCGTTAAAATATTTACTAAATGTCATACGGAAGCAAAAATACACGCAATTTCCCGTTTATAATGAACACAATCAATTTCAAGGACTGATTACGACGGTTGGTATAGCTAATTGGCTTGCGACCTCATTGACTGGTCCACAGCGTCAAAATCGCATTCCGAAATTAAAGGATATTTTACAGCATGAGAAGAAGAGAAAAAACTATCAATTTATTAGTCGGCATATGACGATTTATGAGGCAGAGGAAATCTTTAAGCAAGGTGTGGAGCGAGGGCGTCGTTTTGAAGCACTACTCATTACCGAGCATGGTCGACCTCATCAAAAGCTCATTGGCATCGTCACACCGATCGATATTATGAAGGTGGACTAG
- a CDS encoding DUF421 domain-containing protein: MELNLWEMLMRSTFAFFAILLLARIIGKKQLSQLTFFHYVTGITFGSIAAEISAQVETPFLDGLISLIWWTVLTILVSFVSLKSKKARVLFDDKPMIVIQNGVILNDHLKKSRLHTDELAMLLREQSIFSFDEVLYAVFETNGNLSVMKKPLARAATKEDVHVSAPAPQYLPTELVSDGQIIYENLDKLQLTEEWLLKKLAKKNFHDIESLYYVQILENGSFYISVKNASPPS, encoded by the coding sequence ATGGAATTAAATTTATGGGAAATGTTAATGCGTTCAACTTTTGCGTTTTTTGCGATACTCCTCCTCGCACGCATTATTGGAAAAAAACAATTAAGCCAACTTACATTCTTCCATTATGTTACGGGTATAACATTCGGCTCCATTGCCGCTGAAATATCTGCCCAAGTAGAAACACCGTTTTTAGATGGACTCATTTCACTCATCTGGTGGACCGTGTTAACGATATTGGTGAGTTTTGTTTCATTAAAATCCAAAAAGGCCCGTGTATTATTCGACGACAAACCGATGATTGTTATTCAAAACGGCGTCATCTTAAATGATCATCTCAAAAAGTCACGCCTTCACACCGATGAATTGGCGATGCTATTGCGGGAACAAAGTATTTTTTCATTCGATGAGGTACTGTACGCTGTTTTTGAAACGAATGGAAATTTAAGCGTCATGAAAAAACCACTTGCTCGAGCCGCTACAAAAGAAGACGTTCATGTTTCTGCTCCAGCTCCACAATACTTACCAACTGAACTCGTTTCCGATGGTCAGATTATTTATGAAAACTTGGATAAGCTACAACTAACGGAAGAATGGCTCTTAAAAAAGTTAGCCAAGAAAAACTTTCATGATATTGAATCGTTATATTATGTACAAATTTTAGAAAATGGATCATTCTATATTAGCGTGAAAAATGCTAGTCCACCTTCATAA
- a CDS encoding MFS transporter gives MSTTAVKQSNPIYPIMVAIGVCHLINDTMQAVIPAMFPLLERDLGLTFTQLGMISFVLNMFASLLQPAVGFITDKRPFPYALPLGMVSSFIGLTLLILSTQYWMILVSVLFLGLGSAVFHPEGSRVSFMAAGTKRGLAQSIYQVGGNSGQALAPLLSAFVILPFGMKGAAMVLVLTSIGIFLLTKIAAWYKRQLEAEKLSKVKKVLVSSLPPLTKKQVGFALVVLLFIIFARSFYVTNMTSFYVFYVMDQYGVSVERGQLFVFIFMAFGVVGTFFGGPLSDKYGRKNIILLSVIVPIPFCLALPFVPLYVALVLLIVIGMLIMISFTVTVVYAQELVPSKIGTMAGLTVGVAFGMGAIGSVAIGMVMDAMGIRFTMIAVSFLTLLLLVAFLLPRDKASV, from the coding sequence ATGTCAACAACAGCGGTGAAACAATCGAATCCCATCTATCCAATTATGGTTGCAATTGGTGTTTGTCACTTAATTAACGATACGATGCAAGCCGTTATTCCTGCGATGTTCCCGCTATTAGAACGTGATTTAGGGCTTACATTTACACAGCTTGGGATGATTTCGTTTGTGTTAAATATGTTTGCAAGCTTACTACAGCCGGCCGTTGGATTTATAACAGATAAACGTCCATTTCCATATGCATTGCCACTTGGAATGGTCAGCTCGTTTATTGGCTTGACCTTACTCATTTTATCTACGCAGTATTGGATGATTTTAGTGTCGGTGTTATTTTTAGGGCTTGGCTCGGCGGTGTTTCATCCAGAAGGCTCGCGTGTATCCTTTATGGCAGCAGGGACTAAGCGTGGTTTAGCACAGTCCATTTATCAAGTGGGTGGCAATTCTGGGCAAGCGCTTGCTCCATTACTCAGTGCGTTTGTTATTTTACCCTTTGGTATGAAGGGTGCAGCGATGGTATTAGTATTAACGTCAATTGGGATTTTTTTATTAACGAAAATTGCTGCCTGGTATAAGCGTCAACTAGAGGCCGAAAAATTATCAAAGGTCAAAAAGGTGCTTGTGTCATCACTTCCGCCATTGACCAAAAAACAAGTAGGCTTTGCGTTGGTTGTGCTTTTATTTATCATTTTTGCCCGCTCCTTTTATGTGACGAATATGACGAGCTTTTATGTGTTTTATGTAATGGATCAGTATGGGGTATCTGTTGAGCGTGGTCAGTTATTTGTCTTTATCTTTATGGCATTTGGGGTGGTCGGGACGTTTTTTGGCGGGCCCTTGTCAGATAAATATGGTCGCAAAAATATTATCCTCTTATCGGTTATTGTGCCGATTCCATTTTGCCTAGCATTGCCGTTTGTGCCGCTGTACGTTGCCCTCGTATTGCTGATTGTGATTGGGATGCTGATTATGATTAGCTTTACCGTGACAGTGGTTTATGCACAGGAGCTTGTCCCTTCCAAAATTGGAACGATGGCGGGCTTAACGGTAGGCGTGGCGTTTGGTATGGGGGCAATTGGTTCGGTAGCGATTGGTATGGTCATGGATGCGATGGGTATTCGCTTTACGATGATTGCTGTTTCGTTTTTAACTTTATTATTATTAGTGGCGTTTTTATTGCCGAGGGATAAGGCTTCGGTTTAA
- a CDS encoding LutC/YkgG family protein, producing MIENKQAFLQTIAQQLYRKSPSTIKPDRKWKHSPQHRVLQQASIDELVTIFIDQCQNIHTAVKQCTIAQLPTTVADTIANYNGKSVIYSDDERFSSLNILPSLASYTYHQWNAALGHENVEIAERADVGIVFSERTLAESGTILVQASPKVGRTLSFLPENSIAIVPKSSIVPRMTQAAQFLRNESRVASCINFITGPSNSADIEMNLVVGVHGPVRMTYILVEDL from the coding sequence ATGATTGAAAATAAACAAGCATTCTTACAAACCATCGCGCAGCAGCTTTATCGTAAATCCCCCTCTACGATAAAGCCCGATCGCAAATGGAAACACTCGCCTCAACACCGCGTGTTACAGCAGGCCTCTATCGATGAACTCGTTACCATTTTTATTGACCAATGCCAAAATATCCACACCGCTGTCAAGCAATGTACGATAGCTCAATTACCAACTACCGTGGCCGATACCATTGCAAACTACAACGGGAAATCTGTCATTTATAGTGATGATGAACGCTTTTCTTCATTAAATATTTTGCCTAGTTTAGCCAGCTACACATACCATCAATGGAATGCTGCGCTTGGTCACGAAAACGTGGAGATTGCCGAACGAGCGGATGTTGGCATCGTTTTTAGTGAACGAACTTTAGCAGAATCGGGCACCATTTTAGTTCAGGCCTCACCAAAAGTGGGACGCACCCTGTCCTTTTTACCGGAAAACTCCATCGCCATTGTCCCAAAAAGCAGCATCGTCCCACGAATGACACAGGCGGCACAATTTCTGCGCAATGAATCACGCGTTGCTTCGTGCATTAACTTTATTACCGGACCCAGTAACTCTGCCGATATCGAGATGAATTTGGTCGTCGGCGTTCATGGCCCTGTCCGAATGACGTATATTCTTGTAGAGGATCTATAA
- a CDS encoding LutB/LldF family L-lactate oxidation iron-sulfur protein: MPMKISDHAFNDRLETNLENDFMRGAVSSAQQRFQTRRHAAIEMLDWEEWRNHGEEIRQHVLEHLDYYLHELSENVAARGGHVFFAQTAEEATAYIATIAKVKNAKKIVKAKSMVTEEINLNSQLEQLGCEVIETDLGEYILQLDDHDPPSHIVTPALHKNKEQIRDVFAEKIGYTASSQPEELALHARKVLRNHYLTADIGITGCNFAVAETGSVCLVTNEGNADLVTALPKTQISVMGMERLVPTFEEMEVLVGMLTRSAVGQKLTSYITVLTGVKEALEVDGPEEFHLVIVDNGRSSILGSEFRPILQCIRCAACINACPVYRHVGGHTYGSIYSGPIGVVLSPLLGGYDDYKELPYASTLCGACTDACPVKIPLHELIHKHREVIVEREGRAPISESLLMQAFGMGTSSQTVYKFGSKVASTVMKPFTKDEKITKGPGLLKNWTASRDFPSVQKERFRDWFEQHQSSKEASK, translated from the coding sequence ATGCCAATGAAAATTAGCGATCATGCCTTTAATGATCGCCTTGAAACTAATTTAGAAAATGATTTTATGCGCGGTGCTGTTTCTTCCGCGCAGCAACGTTTTCAAACAAGACGTCATGCTGCCATTGAAATGCTTGATTGGGAAGAATGGCGCAATCATGGAGAGGAAATACGCCAGCATGTGTTAGAACATCTCGATTATTATTTACACGAACTAAGCGAAAACGTTGCCGCACGTGGTGGCCATGTATTTTTTGCACAAACAGCCGAAGAAGCAACCGCGTATATTGCAACTATTGCGAAAGTAAAAAATGCGAAGAAAATTGTAAAAGCCAAATCAATGGTGACCGAAGAAATCAACTTAAATAGTCAGCTAGAGCAGCTTGGCTGTGAAGTAATTGAAACGGATTTAGGCGAATATATTTTGCAATTAGATGATCATGACCCACCCTCACATATCGTGACACCTGCTCTGCATAAAAATAAGGAGCAAATTCGTGATGTTTTTGCCGAAAAAATTGGCTACACCGCTTCTTCTCAACCCGAAGAATTGGCCTTACACGCTCGCAAAGTATTACGTAATCATTATTTGACGGCAGACATTGGCATTACAGGCTGTAATTTTGCCGTGGCAGAAACCGGCTCTGTCTGTTTAGTCACAAACGAAGGGAATGCAGACCTCGTAACCGCGCTCCCAAAAACGCAAATATCGGTGATGGGGATGGAACGTCTTGTCCCAACGTTTGAAGAAATGGAAGTACTCGTTGGCATGCTAACAAGAAGTGCTGTTGGGCAAAAATTAACTAGTTATATTACGGTATTGACGGGTGTTAAAGAAGCTCTTGAAGTGGATGGTCCGGAAGAATTTCATTTAGTCATTGTTGATAATGGTCGTTCTTCCATTTTAGGAAGTGAATTTCGACCGATTTTACAATGTATTCGTTGTGCGGCATGTATTAATGCTTGCCCCGTTTATCGTCATGTTGGTGGCCATACGTATGGTTCGATTTATTCGGGTCCTATTGGTGTCGTGCTATCCCCATTATTAGGGGGCTATGACGATTACAAGGAATTGCCGTATGCTTCGACATTATGTGGTGCTTGTACCGATGCATGTCCCGTCAAAATTCCTTTACACGAACTGATTCACAAACACCGTGAAGTAATTGTAGAACGAGAAGGCCGCGCTCCTATTAGCGAAAGTCTTTTAATGCAAGCATTTGGAATGGGTACTTCCTCACAAACGGTCTATAAATTTGGCTCAAAAGTAGCCTCTACCGTCATGAAGCCTTTTACAAAGGACGAAAAAATTACAAAAGGTCCTGGGTTATTAAAAAACTGGACCGCGTCTCGTGATTTCCCTTCTGTTCAAAAAGAACGCTTCCGCGATTGGTTTGAACAGCATCAAAGTAGCAAGGAGGCCAGTAAATGA
- a CDS encoding (Fe-S)-binding protein — MKVSLFATCLVDMFQSNVGKCTVELLERLGCEVSFPMGQTCCGQPAYNSGYVKASKDTMKSTIQVFEEAEVVVCPSGSCAYMLKEYVHIFKDEPSWQQRAQRLADKTYELTQFIVDVLGVEDVGAKLDGTATYHPSCHMTRLLKVQTAPMTLLKNVQGLEVIEMPLKENCCGFGGTFSVKMGKISEQMVDEKIHSAQQIGVHYLIGADAGCLMNIGGRIDRKNIDIQTLHIAEILNSR, encoded by the coding sequence ATGAAGGTTTCGTTATTTGCTACCTGTTTAGTTGATATGTTTCAAAGCAATGTTGGGAAATGTACAGTTGAATTATTAGAACGTTTAGGCTGTGAAGTGAGCTTTCCGATGGGGCAAACTTGCTGCGGTCAGCCTGCTTACAACAGTGGCTATGTCAAAGCTTCTAAAGATACAATGAAAAGTACCATTCAAGTATTTGAAGAGGCAGAAGTCGTAGTCTGTCCTTCTGGTTCTTGCGCTTATATGTTAAAAGAATATGTTCATATATTCAAAGACGAGCCTAGTTGGCAACAGCGTGCACAGCGCCTCGCAGATAAAACCTACGAGCTTACACAATTTATCGTGGATGTACTCGGTGTTGAGGATGTCGGAGCAAAACTAGACGGAACAGCGACTTACCACCCTTCTTGCCATATGACCCGTCTGTTAAAAGTCCAAACAGCACCGATGACACTCTTAAAAAACGTGCAGGGGCTTGAAGTCATCGAAATGCCGTTAAAGGAAAATTGCTGTGGCTTTGGCGGAACGTTCTCTGTCAAAATGGGTAAAATCTCCGAGCAAATGGTCGATGAAAAAATCCATTCCGCCCAACAAATTGGCGTGCATTATTTAATCGGTGCGGATGCGGGGTGTTTAATGAATATTGGCGGACGAATCGATCGTAAAAATATTGATATTCAAACATTGCATATCGCAGAAATTTTAAATAGCCGATAA
- a CDS encoding FadR/GntR family transcriptional regulator, which produces MNFHKPKPQKLYEQIATIIEQKINDGDILPGQKLDSVEQLAKNFEVGRSAIREALMALQAKGIVEIRQGEGTYIRQITAEDITLNIPNYASFSQQDLQQIFEVRKILEIGVIENAASRITQSQLALLNQSLEKMQAYVANAQLSSDADIQFHTIIAEAAHNPLLVSMLQSVSQPIARQIQHTRAFLAQSNEEALHRLHEEHVRIYKALEIHDASLAKQAMSAHLETVQSLLFNH; this is translated from the coding sequence ATGAATTTTCATAAACCAAAACCACAGAAATTGTATGAGCAAATTGCTACAATTATTGAACAAAAAATTAATGATGGCGATATTTTACCCGGACAAAAGTTAGATTCCGTTGAACAGCTGGCGAAAAATTTTGAAGTAGGACGCTCTGCCATTCGCGAAGCACTGATGGCTCTCCAAGCAAAAGGAATCGTTGAAATCCGACAAGGCGAGGGCACATACATCCGACAAATTACCGCCGAAGATATTACATTAAATATCCCAAACTATGCGAGCTTCTCTCAGCAGGATTTACAGCAAATTTTCGAAGTTCGCAAAATTCTTGAAATCGGCGTCATTGAAAATGCCGCAAGTCGCATTACACAATCACAATTAGCTCTTTTAAACCAGTCACTTGAAAAGATGCAAGCTTATGTTGCAAACGCGCAATTAAGCAGCGACGCGGATATCCAATTTCACACAATTATTGCCGAAGCAGCGCACAACCCATTACTTGTTTCTATGCTTCAAAGCGTTTCGCAGCCAATTGCTCGACAAATCCAGCATACACGAGCTTTTTTAGCACAATCAAACGAAGAAGCACTCCATCGTTTACACGAAGAGCATGTACGCATTTATAAAGCGCTCGAAATCCATGATGCTTCTTTAGCAAAGCAGGCGATGTCGGCTCATCTCGAAACTGTACAATCTTTACTTTTTAATCATTAG